A DNA window from Brassica napus cultivar Da-Ae chromosome C1, Da-Ae, whole genome shotgun sequence contains the following coding sequences:
- the LOC106376915 gene encoding glutamyl-tRNA reductase-binding protein, chloroplastic: MKLLQTQSSALFNLLPSPNFTKPIDKRGFVTPKRYPSPPISLRCSVSTASDTPSTATNHHLSASSHKPFPAEVSRSIMELSSVGTLSTLSHDGWPLGVGVRFAVEQDGTPVLCLNRTFSPDKRSSLHVQLEQCGLRTPQCTIQGSIARPGDDNALKRVSATWRKKFGEEVEEDSLYVVAVDRVLQIEDFMEDGVWVASSDYKKASPDPLRDVAEDIVNQINANNMEDIFRFCNVYVDLDFVVSETKMIWMDRLGFDLRVWSPRGVYDVRIPFPMDVTDEKGAKSSFNGMSQLAWEVEKSYCPADFNKVKLLKQVVTSSHKGGQ, translated from the exons ATGAAGCTCCTCCAAACCCAATCCTCCGCTCTCTTCAACCTCCTCCCATCTCCGAATTTCACGAAACCCATCGACAAACGCGGATTCGTCACTCCAAAACGATACCCATCTCCTCCAATCTCCCTCCGATGCTCCGTTTCCACCGCTTCAGACACTCCGTCGACGGCCACCAACCATCACCTCTCCGCTTCGAGCCACAAGCCCTTCCCGGCGGAGGTTTCGAGGAGCATCATGGAGCTTTCCTCCGTCGGAACTCTCTCCACTTTGTCCCACGACGGCTGGCCCCTCGGCGTCGGAGTTCGCTTCGCCGTTGAACAAGATGGCACCCCTGTTCTTTGCCTCAATCGCACTTTCTCTCCCGACAAAAGGTCTTCCCTTCATGTTCAG TTGGAGCAATGTGGATTGAGGACTCCTCAGTGTACGATTCAAGGTAGCATTGCTCGACCTGGAGACGATAATGCTCTAAAG CGTGTTAGTGCTACATGGAGGAAAAAGTTTGGGGAAGAAGTTGAGGAAGACAGTTTATATGTTGTAGCAGTTGACCGTGTACTCCAAATTGAAGACTTCATGGAG GATGGTGTTTGGGTGGCGTCATCAGATTATAAAAAAGCGAGTCCTGATCCTCTCCGTGATGttgcggaggacattgtcaacCAGATTAATGCCAACAACATGGAGGACATCTTCCGTTTCTGCAACGTATACGTTGATCTGGACTTTGTG GTGTCAGAGACAAAGATGATATGGATGGATAGGCTTGGATTCGACCTTCGAGTATGGTCTCCACGAGGTGTATATGATGTCAGGATACCGTTTCCAATGGACGTAACAGATGAAAAGGGAGCAAAATCATCGTTTAATGGAATGTCACAGCTTGCTTGGGAAGTAGAGAAAAGCTATTGTCCTGCAGATTTCAACAAGGTTAAGCTACTGAAGCAAGTAGTTACATCATCACACAAGGGAGGACAGTAA
- the LOC106376917 gene encoding ATP synthase subunit epsilon, mitochondrial, giving the protein MASSAAVPFWRAAGMTYITYSNICANLVRKCLREPFKAESMNREKVHFSLSKWADGKPEKPVLRSDAPEV; this is encoded by the exons atgGCATCGAGCGCGGCGGTTCCGTTCTGGAGAGCAGCGGGGATGACGTATATAACGTACTCAAACATCTGCGCGAATCTGGTGAGGAAATGTCTAAGGGAACCTTTCAAGGCGGAATCAATGAATCGCGAGAAGGTTCACTTCTCCCTCTCCAAATGGGCTGACGGAAAGCCTGAGAAAccag TTTTGCGGTCAGATGCACCtgaagtttga